The nucleotide window GGGATAGTTTGAATTAAGCCAATGAACCAAAAAACCTGCAACGATAACTCCCGAATTGATTATAACATCGTTTGACGTGAAAATCATCGAAGCCTGCATATGTGCTTCTTTGCTTTTGTTCTTTTGCAACAGGTAAAGACAAAGTACGTTGGCTATCAATGCCAAAACAGAAACAATAATCATTGTTTTGAAATCGGGCATCGCTTCTATTCCGATAAAACGTCTGATAACTTCAACAAAACCGATAACGGCTAACAGGATTTGAAAGTAACCTGCAAATTTGGCGATATTGTTTTTTCTTGCAATCGTACCCCCAACAGCAAACAAAGCCAATGCGTAAACGATGCTATCGGCAAGCATATCCAAGCTATCCGCTACCAATCCCATTGAGTTGGAAAAAATACCGAACAACATTTCCAATCCAAAGAAAACGAAATTGATAATCAATACCGTCCATAGTAGTTTCCGTTGGCTATTGCTTGTATCTGTTTCAACAACTCCGTTAGTTTCTTCGGTTGAAATCAGCGTTGTATTTAGGTTCAAGGTTTCCAAAGCTGAAAAAATCGGCTCTGGGTTTCCACTATGGTAAACATTTAGTTTTCTATTGGGAATATCAAATTCCAATGACTTTACCGTATCAAAGTTTTGCAGTTTCATACGGATTAATTGCTCCTCACTTGGGCAATCCATTTTTGTTATATTAAATATGGTTTTATTCATCTTCTT belongs to Chryseobacterium gleum and includes:
- a CDS encoding cation transporter, whose product is MNKTIFNITKMDCPSEEQLIRMKLQNFDTVKSLEFDIPNRKLNVYHSGNPEPIFSALETLNLNTTLISTEETNGVVETDTSNSQRKLLWTVLIINFVFFGLEMLFGIFSNSMGLVADSLDMLADSIVYALALFAVGGTIARKNNIAKFAGYFQILLAVIGFVEVIRRFIGIEAMPDFKTMIIVSVLALIANVLCLYLLQKNKSKEAHMQASMIFTSNDVIINSGVIVAGFLVHWLNSNYPDLIIGAIVFVVVARGAYRILKLAK